A single Hydrogenobacter hydrogenophilus DNA region contains:
- a CDS encoding EAL domain-containing protein, whose translation MVKKLLVIFTYSEDTAKMFSETIKHYGLYYQVVGSAVLVFAQRGEDLLELLLDIDKEMLKGFRYLLKDVDDNTKIDAFYLIREVPNTVNLEELADRLIHTVISDVFYEVNILFHPIIDLKTGKVFAYEALCRPPIKITDLLSIGKSTSAYTEDFCRTKAIKSASEKLKGNTKLFINFHPRFLTDPFKVFGDFISTALSYNLQPSRVVIELTEYEELRLSVVRNFISFLKEEGVKVALDDVGSGYSGLFYLSELKPDYIKIDMELIRDIHKNNFKKVIVNHLIQMAHTENIRVVCEGIEKKEELEWLRHAGVDYAQGFLFAKPSPEPNSSLVEKIAKILIET comes from the coding sequence GTGGTAAAGAAGCTCCTTGTGATTTTCACATATTCAGAAGATACAGCAAAGATGTTTTCAGAAACAATTAAACACTATGGGCTCTATTATCAGGTGGTAGGCTCAGCGGTATTAGTTTTTGCACAGAGAGGGGAGGATCTTCTTGAGCTTCTATTAGACATAGATAAAGAAATGTTAAAAGGTTTTAGATATCTCTTAAAAGATGTTGATGACAACACGAAGATAGACGCATTTTATTTGATCAGAGAAGTGCCCAATACGGTAAATTTAGAAGAACTTGCGGACAGGCTTATACACACAGTCATAAGTGATGTGTTTTATGAAGTAAACATTCTTTTCCATCCTATAATCGACCTTAAAACGGGAAAAGTATTTGCTTACGAAGCTCTTTGCAGGCCACCTATAAAGATCACAGACCTTCTTAGTATAGGAAAGTCCACTTCTGCTTATACGGAGGACTTTTGTAGAACTAAAGCCATAAAATCTGCAAGCGAAAAACTCAAAGGTAATACAAAACTGTTTATAAACTTCCACCCTCGGTTCTTAACAGACCCTTTCAAAGTCTTTGGCGATTTTATATCAACCGCTTTATCTTATAACCTTCAACCTTCAAGAGTAGTTATAGAGCTAACTGAATACGAAGAGCTAAGACTGAGCGTTGTCAGGAACTTTATAAGCTTTCTGAAAGAGGAAGGAGTTAAGGTTGCCCTTGACGATGTAGGCAGTGGCTATTCTGGTCTTTTTTATCTTTCAGAGCTTAAACCTGACTACATAAAGATAGACATGGAGCTAATTAGGGACATACACAAAAATAACTTCAAGAAGGTTATAGTAAACCATCTGATACAGATGGCTCATACGGAAAACATTAGGGTTGTGTGTGAAGGCATAGAAAAGAAAGAAGAGCTTGAGTGGTTGAGACATGCAGGTGTAGATTACGCTCAAGGCTTTCTTTTTGCCAAACCTTCTCCCGAGCCAAACTCGTCTCTTGTAGAGAAAATAGCAAAGATATTAATAGAAACTTGA
- a CDS encoding MBL fold metallo-hydrolase, giving the protein MANIKKRLDCNVPGDFFVDASCIDCDICREIAPSIFGDGKGTACVVKQPQEQEEREKALMALLSCPVSAIGTLKKEGIRQVIEKFPIQIEDGVYRCGLSSRKSYGAMSYFVLHPEGNWMIDSPRENAHLLRNIKKLGGIKYIFLTHEDDVADAEFYAKAFSAKVIIHEKDAHAYPHADIILSGDQPVSIGEFTLIPTPGHTAGHTVALYRNFLFTGDHLWYSPSKKSLHASKEYCWYSWEEQIRSLEKLLHFRFEWILPGHGRSVKMKEEDIKRQIKELIKRV; this is encoded by the coding sequence ATGGCGAATATAAAGAAGAGGCTCGATTGCAATGTACCAGGAGACTTTTTTGTCGATGCAAGCTGTATAGACTGTGATATCTGCAGAGAGATTGCACCTTCTATTTTTGGAGACGGTAAAGGCACTGCCTGTGTGGTAAAACAACCCCAAGAGCAAGAGGAGAGGGAAAAAGCTCTTATGGCTTTGCTATCATGCCCTGTTTCCGCTATAGGAACCTTGAAAAAAGAGGGTATACGCCAAGTGATAGAAAAGTTTCCTATACAAATAGAAGATGGTGTTTATAGATGTGGCCTTTCTTCAAGAAAATCTTACGGTGCTATGAGCTACTTTGTTCTGCATCCTGAAGGCAACTGGATGATAGATAGCCCACGGGAAAATGCACATCTTCTGAGAAATATTAAAAAACTTGGCGGTATCAAATACATCTTTTTAACGCATGAGGATGATGTAGCGGATGCAGAGTTTTATGCAAAGGCTTTTTCCGCAAAGGTGATCATACACGAAAAGGATGCACACGCTTATCCCCATGCCGATATAATACTCAGTGGAGACCAACCTGTGTCCATTGGAGAGTTCACACTAATACCCACACCCGGACATACAGCAGGCCATACGGTAGCACTCTACAGGAACTTCCTCTTCACAGGAGATCATCTTTGGTACTCTCCATCCAAAAAAAGCTTGCATGCATCAAAAGAATACTGTTGGTACTCATGGGAAGAGCAGATAAGATCCTTAGAAAAGCTTCTTCACTTCAGGTTTGAATGGATACTCCCGGGACATGGCAGGAGCGTAAAGATGAAAGAAGAAGACATAAAAAGGCAGATAAAAGAACTTATTAAGCGTGTATAA